From the genome of Edaphobacter dinghuensis, one region includes:
- a CDS encoding ABC transporter permease has product MIGFIQSHGWEIARLTFEHLWLTLFAMLLAAGIGLPLGVLLTRRPGLAKPVIGFANVVQTIPSLALFGLLLPVPWLGENAARLAILALTGYALLPIVRNTYAGIGSVDAALGDVAEAMGMTSWQRLWKVELPLSASVILAGLRTATVTCVGVATIAAAIGAGGLGELIFRGVASVDNRLVLAGAIPAALLALVADAGLGWLEKKLAVKR; this is encoded by the coding sequence TTGATAGGGTTTATTCAATCTCATGGATGGGAGATTGCCCGGCTGACGTTCGAGCATCTGTGGCTGACATTGTTTGCCATGCTGCTGGCGGCGGGGATTGGGTTGCCGCTGGGCGTTCTGTTGACTCGGAGGCCGGGGTTGGCGAAGCCAGTGATCGGGTTTGCCAATGTCGTGCAGACGATCCCGAGTCTGGCGCTCTTCGGGTTACTGCTGCCAGTTCCGTGGCTGGGAGAGAACGCGGCTCGGCTCGCAATTCTTGCCTTGACGGGGTATGCTCTGCTACCTATTGTGCGAAACACCTATGCAGGCATTGGAAGTGTCGATGCTGCTTTGGGAGATGTGGCCGAGGCTATGGGGATGACCTCGTGGCAGCGGCTGTGGAAGGTGGAGCTGCCGTTATCGGCAAGCGTGATTCTGGCTGGGCTGCGGACAGCTACCGTGACCTGTGTCGGAGTAGCGACCATTGCAGCGGCGATTGGTGCGGGAGGGCTGGGGGAGTTGATCTTTCGTGGGGTGGCCAGCGTGGACAATCGGCTGGTGCTGGCGGGAGCGATTCCGGCGGCGTTGCTGGCTTTGGTAGCAGATGCCGGGTTGGGGTGGCTGGAGAAGAAGCTGGCGGTGAAGCGGTGA
- the ribA gene encoding GTP cyclohydrolase II, which produces MPFASVTKIADADFPTRWGHFRILGFEGVTTNPQPCNEAIPAPATRTEAAVALVMGDIHAAPPIVRIHSQCLTGDVFHSLRCDCRQQLELALATIAEAGTGILLYEQQEGRGIGLMAKLRAYELQDQGRDTIEANLELGYAADCRAYELPAAILKSLGVKAVRLITNNPEKVEALVSAGIEVTERISAVVPTEPTFDRYIQTKRDKMGHLVG; this is translated from the coding sequence ATGCCCTTTGCATCCGTCACCAAGATAGCCGACGCCGACTTCCCTACCCGGTGGGGACACTTCCGCATTCTCGGCTTCGAGGGCGTAACCACTAATCCGCAGCCCTGCAACGAGGCGATTCCTGCTCCGGCGACGCGGACAGAGGCTGCAGTGGCCCTGGTGATGGGCGATATCCACGCGGCTCCTCCCATCGTCCGCATCCATTCGCAGTGCCTTACGGGAGATGTCTTTCACTCGCTGCGCTGCGACTGCCGTCAGCAGCTTGAACTTGCCCTCGCCACAATCGCCGAGGCAGGCACCGGTATCCTCCTCTACGAGCAGCAGGAGGGCCGCGGAATCGGCCTGATGGCCAAGCTACGCGCCTACGAGCTCCAGGACCAGGGCCGCGACACCATCGAAGCCAACCTTGAGTTGGGCTACGCCGCCGATTGTCGCGCCTACGAACTGCCCGCCGCGATCCTCAAATCACTCGGCGTAAAGGCCGTTCGCCTGATTACCAACAATCCGGAGAAGGTAGAGGCGCTGGTCTCTGCCGGTATTGAAGTGACCGAGCGAATCTCTGCCGTTGTGCCCACCGAACCTACCTTCGACCGCTACATTCAGACCAAGCGCGACAAGATGGGACACCTGGTCGGCTAA
- a CDS encoding sensor histidine kinase, giving the protein MTQTDPKLILITLLIELGVAAAVSTSLARAKTFKELLFTSRRTRRQTAALVAMICVPLTLGVWVRVLVPNFLAADLSYETTILLGILVGPLAAMAGGAALALPAMLHHEYLALPVNLLVAAAAGAFRRFASAEDVWSFSPMIDLSIYRWVTRNLRRPSLDRQVLLLLSIATGAFGLSMLSRLYPRRFFELHSGSWWVELLICASSPVVVGIPLKIWNSVRIERKLEEQGRLLLEARLDALQRQINPHFLFNTLNSITSLVRSRPELAREMIVKLGNILRVLLKDREAFVPFSEELMFTDDYLDIEVVRFGEKLKVVKEIAEETLHVVVPGMLLQPLIENSIKHGLEPRISGGTVTLRSRITEDGMLLVEVEDDGVGMDPEWDCASPVSGLIRPGSGIGIRNVRERMGVLYGSLAGVEINSRPGRGTKVSLRMPILDDEAEVWGPVGDAAEQALRLVGDAVRAVTRS; this is encoded by the coding sequence GTGACGCAGACCGATCCAAAGCTGATCCTGATTACGCTGCTTATCGAGCTGGGGGTGGCCGCTGCCGTATCGACCTCGCTGGCGCGGGCGAAGACGTTCAAGGAGCTGCTGTTTACCTCGCGACGTACCCGGCGCCAGACTGCGGCACTGGTGGCAATGATCTGCGTACCGCTTACGCTGGGCGTCTGGGTGCGGGTGCTGGTGCCGAATTTTCTGGCCGCCGATCTCTCGTACGAGACGACGATCCTGCTCGGCATTCTGGTGGGCCCGCTGGCGGCGATGGCCGGTGGCGCAGCGCTCGCGCTTCCCGCCATGCTGCATCACGAGTATCTGGCGCTTCCGGTGAACCTGCTGGTGGCTGCTGCAGCGGGAGCCTTTCGCCGTTTTGCGAGTGCGGAGGATGTCTGGTCTTTTTCGCCGATGATCGACCTCAGCATCTACCGCTGGGTGACACGCAACCTGCGCCGTCCCAGTTTGGATCGGCAAGTGCTGCTTCTGCTGTCGATTGCTACGGGTGCATTTGGGCTCAGTATGCTCTCGCGGTTATATCCACGGCGGTTCTTCGAACTGCACTCTGGCTCATGGTGGGTGGAGCTGCTAATCTGTGCCAGCTCGCCGGTGGTGGTCGGCATTCCACTCAAGATATGGAACTCGGTGCGCATCGAGCGGAAGCTGGAGGAGCAGGGAAGGCTGCTGCTGGAGGCACGGCTCGATGCGCTGCAACGGCAGATTAATCCACACTTTCTGTTCAATACGCTCAATTCCATCACATCGCTGGTGCGCTCGCGGCCTGAACTGGCGCGGGAGATGATCGTGAAGTTGGGCAACATACTGCGTGTGCTGCTTAAGGATCGCGAAGCTTTTGTGCCTTTCAGCGAAGAGTTGATGTTCACCGATGATTATCTCGATATCGAGGTGGTGCGCTTCGGCGAGAAGCTTAAGGTGGTCAAGGAGATCGCCGAAGAAACCCTGCATGTTGTCGTGCCGGGTATGTTGCTTCAACCGCTGATTGAAAACAGCATCAAGCATGGTCTGGAGCCGCGCATCAGCGGCGGCACAGTGACGCTGCGCAGCCGGATCACCGAGGATGGTATGTTGCTGGTCGAGGTTGAAGACGACGGTGTGGGCATGGATCCGGAGTGGGACTGTGCTTCGCCGGTCAGCGGTCTGATCCGCCCTGGCTCCGGCATCGGGATACGGAATGTGCGTGAACGGATGGGCGTTCTCTACGGTAGCCTGGCTGGCGTCGAGATTAATAGCCGACCGGGCAGGGGAACGAAGGTAAGTCTGCGAATGCCTATTCTCGATGACGAAGCGGAGGTCTGGGGGCCAGTCGGCGATGCCGCCGAGCAAGCTTTGCGTCTGGTGGGAGACGCGGTGAGAGCAGTGACCAGAAGCTAA
- a CDS encoding glycine betaine ABC transporter substrate-binding protein yields the protein MLLVSLGLSVGLVGCAPPRSSRIVIGAKNFTEQVVLGELVAQEIEAVTGEKVDRKFYLAGSYICQQALENGRIDGYVEYTGTALTAILKQPLPPVGQRDAAKVFDTVQRLYAERYAVKVEPGLGFEDTFAMVVRGADAQRLGLKTISDAVKVAPQWRLGVGYEFEERPDGLRGLEATYGLHFRDAPRVMDLGLLYRALGAGQVDMVAGNSTDGPIRALGLTVLQDDRHYFPPYEAVPLIREDSLRRHPGIQVAMDRLAGKVSAEEIREMNFAVDSEHKDVGEVVRAFRKKKGL from the coding sequence CTGCTTCTGGTCAGTCTTGGGTTGTCTGTTGGGTTAGTGGGATGTGCCCCACCGCGATCTTCAAGAATCGTTATCGGAGCGAAGAACTTTACCGAGCAGGTGGTTCTGGGGGAACTGGTGGCTCAGGAGATTGAGGCAGTCACCGGCGAGAAGGTGGATCGCAAATTTTATCTGGCTGGAAGCTATATCTGCCAGCAGGCTTTGGAAAACGGGCGCATCGATGGCTATGTGGAGTACACGGGGACTGCGCTGACGGCGATTCTGAAACAGCCGCTTCCGCCAGTGGGCCAGCGCGATGCGGCAAAGGTCTTCGATACTGTGCAGCGTTTGTATGCGGAGCGTTATGCCGTCAAGGTAGAGCCTGGCCTTGGGTTTGAGGACACCTTTGCGATGGTGGTGCGTGGCGCGGATGCGCAGCGGCTGGGGTTGAAGACGATCTCCGATGCCGTGAAGGTTGCGCCGCAGTGGAGGCTGGGGGTGGGCTATGAGTTTGAGGAACGCCCGGATGGTTTGCGTGGCCTTGAGGCGACGTATGGGTTGCATTTTCGCGATGCGCCGCGGGTGATGGACCTTGGCTTGTTGTATCGGGCTCTGGGGGCGGGGCAGGTTGATATGGTGGCGGGAAATTCGACCGATGGACCGATACGTGCGCTGGGACTTACTGTGTTGCAGGACGACCGACATTATTTTCCGCCGTATGAAGCTGTGCCACTGATTAGGGAAGACTCATTGCGGAGGCATCCCGGGATTCAGGTGGCGATGGACAGACTGGCAGGGAAGGTCAGCGCAGAGGAGATTCGCGAGATGAACTTTGCCGTGGATTCCGAGCATAAAGACGTTGGCGAGGTTGTGAGGGCGTTTCGGAAGAAAAAGGGGTTGTAG
- a CDS encoding ATP-binding cassette domain-containing protein yields MAAVGVEFAKVSYTLAGSRFLLRDISLRLEAGTTTALLGRSGSGKTTLLRMVNRLVAPTAGEVQVGNRSVGAYDVVALRRSIGYVIQETGLFPHMTVERNAGMALELAGRSRAEISARVAEVLSLAGLDFAEFRERYPWQLSGGQRQRVGLARALAMDPEILLMDEPFGALDPLTRAEMQTMLRELLQRVGKTVLLVTHDLDEALYLAQRVVFLAEGEVVADLPSGEVLDSKNPQVRDYVLAVHRMVSA; encoded by the coding sequence ATGGCTGCGGTTGGCGTTGAGTTCGCGAAGGTGAGCTATACGCTGGCTGGCAGCCGTTTTCTGCTGCGTGATATCTCGCTACGCCTTGAAGCAGGGACGACGACGGCTTTGTTGGGACGGAGCGGCTCGGGAAAGACGACGCTGCTGCGGATGGTCAATCGACTGGTTGCGCCGACCGCGGGGGAAGTACAAGTTGGGAATCGTTCTGTGGGAGCCTACGATGTAGTGGCTCTGCGCCGAAGCATCGGGTACGTGATCCAGGAGACGGGCCTGTTTCCGCACATGACGGTCGAGCGAAATGCGGGAATGGCTCTGGAGCTGGCGGGGCGGTCTCGGGCGGAGATCTCTGCACGGGTTGCAGAGGTTCTCTCGTTGGCGGGGTTGGATTTTGCGGAGTTTAGAGAGCGTTACCCCTGGCAGCTCTCCGGTGGTCAACGGCAGCGCGTGGGACTGGCGCGGGCGCTAGCGATGGACCCGGAGATATTGCTCATGGATGAGCCGTTCGGGGCACTTGATCCACTGACTCGAGCGGAGATGCAGACCATGTTGCGGGAGCTGTTGCAGCGTGTTGGCAAGACGGTTCTGCTGGTGACGCACGATCTGGACGAAGCGCTTTATCTGGCGCAGAGAGTGGTGTTCTTAGCTGAGGGTGAAGTGGTGGCGGATCTTCCTTCCGGTGAAGTTCTGGACTCGAAAAATCCTCAAGTAAGAGATTATGTTTTGGCTGTACATCGAATGGTGTCAGCTTGA
- the bshA gene encoding N-acetyl-alpha-D-glucosaminyl L-malate synthase BshA: protein MKIGITCYPTYGGSGVVATELGIELAARGHDIHFITYSQPFRLTGREGNIHFHEVAVSNYPLFEHPPYDLALATRMAEVAEFYSLDLLHVHYAIPHSVSALLAKQMLAANGRKLPFITTLHGTDITLVGLDASYLPITRFGIVKSDGVTAISSHLRDRTREAFGVTSEIEVIPNFVNCNVYVRNPELVATMRPRFAAANERLLVHLSNFRPVKRVQDVVKVFARVAAAMPARLMLIGDGPDRSAAEHLALQLKVQDRIHFVGKQDNVNELLPLADLMLMPSEMESFGLAALEAMACSVPSIATRVGGVPELIEDGRNGLLFDVGDVDAMAKAAIALLSDDSRLALLSKAARQTAQEQFCASRIIPFYERYYDRVIARTTI from the coding sequence ATGAAGATCGGCATCACCTGTTATCCCACCTACGGCGGCAGCGGCGTTGTCGCTACCGAATTGGGAATCGAGCTTGCCGCACGCGGCCACGACATCCACTTCATCACATACTCGCAGCCGTTTCGTCTGACTGGCCGCGAGGGCAACATTCACTTCCATGAAGTGGCCGTCTCCAACTATCCCCTCTTCGAGCATCCTCCTTACGACCTTGCGCTGGCCACTCGCATGGCTGAAGTTGCGGAGTTTTACTCGCTCGATCTACTGCACGTCCACTACGCCATTCCCCATTCGGTCAGTGCTCTGCTCGCCAAGCAGATGCTCGCCGCAAATGGTCGAAAACTTCCTTTCATCACAACGCTGCACGGCACCGACATCACGTTGGTCGGCCTTGATGCCTCCTATCTGCCGATTACGCGATTCGGAATCGTAAAGTCCGACGGTGTGACGGCGATCTCCAGTCATCTCCGCGACCGCACCCGCGAAGCATTCGGCGTCACGTCCGAGATCGAGGTAATACCGAACTTCGTCAATTGCAACGTCTACGTTCGCAACCCCGAGCTGGTCGCCACCATGCGACCTCGCTTCGCCGCCGCCAATGAGCGACTGCTTGTTCACCTCTCTAACTTCCGTCCCGTCAAGCGCGTTCAGGATGTCGTCAAAGTCTTCGCCCGCGTTGCCGCCGCCATGCCTGCGCGGCTCATGCTGATTGGCGATGGTCCGGACCGCAGCGCTGCCGAGCATCTGGCCTTACAGCTCAAAGTGCAGGACCGCATCCACTTCGTAGGTAAGCAGGACAACGTCAACGAGCTGCTACCACTGGCCGATCTGATGCTGATGCCAAGCGAAATGGAATCCTTCGGCTTGGCAGCGCTTGAAGCAATGGCCTGCAGCGTCCCCAGCATCGCAACCCGCGTCGGCGGTGTTCCCGAATTAATTGAGGATGGACGCAACGGCCTGCTCTTCGACGTGGGAGACGTCGACGCCATGGCCAAAGCCGCGATTGCGCTGCTTAGCGATGACTCGCGCCTGGCGCTCTTATCCAAGGCCGCTCGCCAGACAGCGCAGGAGCAGTTCTGCGCCTCGCGCATCATCCCGTTCTACGAGCGTTATTACGACCGAGTCATCGCTCGAACCACAATTTAG
- a CDS encoding ATP-binding protein, whose product MRRRPRRGPNDSESTGKSGQELPANQPAPLRPAYPEPLPVHEHETHHAVAVPVAETAAEPVHEPVHEPVHEPAHSHAEVEVAAPERKMVMETQPENLATPPVEQAAVKSPKGYVVLAIGLPGSGKTTWYKRRGVTPLSSDLLRTLLFDDITEQRYQGLVFSTLRSLLRARLIAKMPWNYVDATNLSPHERKQWIKMAKSFGYEVQAVFFDVPLAVCMERNSKRERVVTDEVMQKMAERLRPPTFKEGFEKITVVRVKGAGAGVQGGAESAPEAAQ is encoded by the coding sequence ATGAGACGACGCCCTAGACGTGGACCGAATGATTCGGAGTCCACGGGCAAGAGCGGGCAAGAACTGCCCGCAAATCAACCTGCTCCATTACGGCCGGCCTATCCCGAGCCGTTGCCGGTGCATGAGCATGAGACGCACCATGCTGTAGCTGTCCCTGTGGCGGAAACGGCTGCCGAGCCTGTACACGAACCAGTCCATGAGCCGGTTCACGAGCCTGCGCATAGCCATGCAGAAGTAGAAGTAGCAGCGCCTGAGCGCAAGATGGTGATGGAGACGCAGCCCGAGAATCTGGCTACGCCACCGGTCGAACAAGCTGCCGTGAAGTCGCCCAAAGGCTATGTGGTACTGGCGATTGGACTTCCCGGATCCGGTAAAACGACCTGGTACAAACGGCGGGGTGTTACACCGCTGTCGAGCGATCTGCTGAGAACGCTGCTCTTTGACGATATTACTGAGCAACGTTACCAAGGACTGGTGTTTTCGACATTGCGGAGTTTGCTGCGGGCGCGTTTGATCGCCAAGATGCCGTGGAATTATGTCGATGCCACGAATCTCTCTCCGCATGAACGGAAGCAGTGGATCAAGATGGCTAAGAGCTTCGGCTACGAGGTTCAGGCGGTCTTCTTCGATGTGCCGCTGGCCGTATGCATGGAGCGGAACAGCAAGCGCGAGCGTGTCGTGACCGACGAAGTGATGCAGAAGATGGCAGAACGTCTGCGTCCTCCAACCTTTAAAGAAGGCTTTGAGAAGATCACGGTGGTCCGCGTGAAAGGTGCCGGGGCTGGTGTGCAGGGTGGCGCCGAGTCTGCTCCGGAGGCAGCGCAGTAG
- a CDS encoding ChbG/HpnK family deacetylase — MASRLIINADDFGLTPGVNRAIAELHQAHVLTSTTLMATGAAFGDAVAIAHANPSLGVGCHIVLTDGEPVSAPHSIPTLLGEDGKHFRSSLLDFMQALMRGNIREEEIECEALAQVQKLQQAGIAVTHLDTHKHTHLFPAVARPLLRVAQRCSIGAVRNPFEPAWSSRLAPNAFVRRLQFHILSMVGKRSFESLPQLHNGNMHTTEGTIGVSATGQLDATSLRKILHAMPEGTWELVCHPGYNDAALNAITTRLRATREVEREALLQEIPQAIRTVSGLELIHYGQIGQPHRDYERSL; from the coding sequence ATGGCTTCCCGCCTTATCATCAATGCGGACGACTTCGGCCTAACGCCGGGCGTCAATCGCGCAATCGCAGAGCTTCACCAGGCACATGTCCTCACATCAACCACACTGATGGCCACTGGCGCAGCCTTTGGCGATGCCGTCGCAATTGCCCATGCCAATCCATCGCTTGGGGTCGGTTGCCATATCGTTCTTACCGACGGCGAGCCCGTCTCTGCTCCCCACAGCATTCCAACATTGCTGGGTGAAGACGGTAAACATTTCAGATCATCCCTGCTCGACTTCATGCAGGCACTCATGCGCGGCAACATCCGCGAAGAGGAGATCGAATGCGAAGCCCTTGCGCAGGTCCAGAAGCTGCAACAGGCCGGCATCGCGGTCACTCATCTCGATACTCATAAACATACCCACCTCTTCCCTGCCGTAGCGCGCCCGCTTTTGCGTGTTGCCCAACGCTGCTCCATTGGAGCCGTCCGCAATCCCTTCGAGCCTGCGTGGAGTTCTCGCCTTGCACCTAACGCCTTCGTCCGGCGGCTTCAGTTCCACATTCTGAGCATGGTTGGCAAACGATCCTTTGAATCTCTACCGCAGCTCCATAACGGGAACATGCATACCACGGAAGGAACGATCGGCGTCTCGGCAACCGGCCAGCTTGACGCTACCTCTCTCCGCAAAATCCTCCACGCTATGCCCGAAGGCACGTGGGAGCTTGTCTGCCATCCTGGCTACAACGATGCGGCACTTAATGCCATCACTACCCGTCTCCGTGCAACGCGCGAGGTCGAACGTGAGGCGCTCCTCCAGGAAATTCCGCAGGCAATCCGCACCGTTTCCGGCCTGGAGCTCATCCATTATGGACAGATAGGCCAGCCACACCGCGACTACGAGAGATCCCTATGA
- a CDS encoding efflux RND transporter periplasmic adaptor subunit has product MCKRTSLTLAGVSVLITLACFVSTGCKSSSSQASSPTITGASVARVTRGNLASTLTVAGQFQPYQEVDLHAKVSGYIRRINVDIGDRVRTGQVIATLEVPELNAQLVGAQAEVRHSQSEIARAKSQVVGAESSHAALHDAYLRLSEAARQRPGLIAQQELDDALAKDQNSEASIDVAKAALAATEEQLSVSNADKQRVQALADYSVVTAPFNGVVTKRYADTGSLIQAGTASNTQAMPVVQLAQSDVLRLRMPVPEADVPYIQDGGTVQVKVQATGKSFMGKIIRFARALDPSTRTMVTEVDVANPTLELSPGMYAETVISLQQRNNVLEVPIRAVVQGDSQSYVLALDKDNRVEKKIVTLGVQGADRAEITSGLTEGEVVIVSAQANYQVGQQVAPRFESVSMPSEAGDK; this is encoded by the coding sequence ATGTGCAAGCGAACTTCCCTGACTTTGGCAGGGGTCTCCGTGCTGATTACTTTAGCGTGCTTTGTTTCCACTGGTTGCAAAAGCAGTAGTTCTCAGGCATCGTCACCGACCATAACCGGAGCTTCCGTAGCTCGGGTTACACGAGGAAATCTGGCCAGTACGCTTACCGTAGCCGGGCAGTTTCAGCCCTATCAAGAAGTAGATCTTCATGCCAAAGTATCGGGCTACATCCGCCGTATCAATGTCGATATTGGCGACCGTGTGCGAACAGGACAGGTAATTGCCACGCTAGAGGTTCCTGAGCTCAACGCTCAACTGGTGGGCGCCCAGGCTGAAGTAAGGCACAGTCAGTCGGAGATTGCCCGGGCCAAGAGCCAGGTTGTGGGAGCTGAGTCGAGCCATGCTGCATTGCACGATGCATATCTGCGGCTTTCTGAAGCAGCACGTCAACGGCCTGGCCTGATCGCGCAGCAGGAGTTAGATGATGCGCTCGCAAAAGACCAGAATTCAGAGGCGAGTATCGATGTTGCAAAGGCTGCTCTCGCGGCTACTGAAGAGCAGCTGAGCGTATCGAATGCAGACAAGCAGCGAGTTCAGGCTTTGGCGGATTATTCCGTCGTCACTGCTCCATTCAATGGCGTTGTTACGAAGCGGTATGCCGATACGGGATCGTTGATCCAGGCTGGAACTGCCTCCAATACACAGGCGATGCCGGTCGTGCAGCTTGCACAGAGTGACGTGCTGCGGCTGCGCATGCCGGTCCCTGAGGCAGACGTCCCCTACATTCAGGACGGGGGGACCGTGCAAGTCAAAGTTCAGGCGACGGGGAAATCATTTATGGGAAAGATCATTCGATTTGCTCGCGCGCTCGATCCTTCGACGAGAACCATGGTGACGGAAGTTGATGTTGCTAATCCCACACTGGAGCTGAGCCCGGGAATGTATGCGGAAACAGTTATCTCTCTTCAGCAACGAAACAATGTTCTTGAGGTTCCAATTCGGGCTGTAGTCCAGGGAGATTCGCAGTCTTACGTCTTAGCGCTGGATAAAGATAATCGCGTTGAAAAGAAGATCGTGACGTTGGGTGTGCAAGGGGCTGATCGGGCCGAGATTACCAGTGGCCTTACGGAAGGTGAAGTGGTAATCGTATCTGCCCAGGCAAACTATCAGGTGGGGCAGCAGGTAGCTCCGAGATTCGAGTCCGTGTCTATGCCGAGCGAAGCGGGGGATAAGTAA
- a CDS encoding DinB family protein, whose amino-acid sequence MTVTSVEPWLRGTLTEVDAVRRAVLHALELAREDVERWSADLSDAELEAEPLGLPSVGRQMRHIVRSLDRLLSYAEGRQLSVEQLEALKTEANASILRQALSAEFESGLASALARIRAFRSESYGESRGVGRKMLPTTVAGLLVHCADHTQRHVGQLVTTAKVIVAMRS is encoded by the coding sequence ATGACGGTTACAAGTGTTGAACCATGGTTGCGAGGAACCTTAACCGAGGTAGACGCGGTTCGGCGTGCTGTTCTTCATGCGTTGGAGTTGGCTCGTGAGGATGTCGAACGCTGGAGCGCCGATCTGAGCGATGCGGAATTGGAGGCTGAGCCACTGGGATTGCCCTCCGTTGGACGGCAGATGAGGCACATCGTGCGCAGCCTCGATCGGTTGCTGAGTTATGCGGAAGGAAGACAGTTGTCGGTCGAGCAACTGGAGGCCTTGAAGACGGAGGCGAACGCGAGCATTTTGCGACAGGCCTTGTCTGCGGAGTTCGAATCAGGGCTGGCATCGGCGTTGGCACGGATTAGGGCATTTCGTTCGGAGAGTTATGGAGAGAGTCGCGGGGTTGGCAGAAAGATGCTGCCGACGACAGTGGCCGGTCTGTTGGTGCATTGCGCGGACCACACCCAGCGGCATGTCGGTCAATTAGTGACCACGGCCAAGGTGATTGTGGCCATGCGAAGCTAG
- a CDS encoding alpha/beta hydrolase fold domain-containing protein codes for MRRSPLAGRRSNRSTRSYLRAIFYIVLSACTATCWSQQAAAGVQSDSSVIDSQGTAHITRVIPVPTTVSPEAQRMLARPQSDAAKPETLEARRAGTDTWQAGAGKLSETMYPVHVASDAIAGVAVRVITPLEIPEDRRDRVLINLHGGGFNSDSGSLTETVPIANLTQTKVIAVLYRLAPEHPFPAAVDDAVAVYREVLKTYKPQKIAIYGTSAGAILTGEVAVKIKQLGLPLPGALGIFSGFGDFDHVGDSQAMYALNGLSGHLDPPAAPPMDKEYVRETNPRDPVLSPLYADLHGMPSTLFITSGRDILLSGTTILHRAFLRDGVDARLVVFEALPHAFWNNPELPESKEADGIMAKFFDRELGK; via the coding sequence ATGCGGCGTAGCCCACTTGCAGGTCGTAGATCGAATCGCAGCACTCGCTCATACCTGCGCGCCATCTTCTACATCGTTCTCTCTGCCTGCACTGCGACTTGCTGGTCGCAGCAGGCTGCCGCTGGAGTTCAAAGTGACTCAAGCGTGATCGACAGCCAGGGCACAGCGCACATAACTCGCGTTATTCCCGTGCCGACGACGGTAAGCCCGGAGGCCCAGCGAATGCTTGCGCGTCCTCAGTCTGACGCGGCGAAGCCGGAGACGCTCGAAGCTCGTCGAGCCGGGACCGATACATGGCAGGCTGGCGCTGGAAAGTTGTCGGAGACGATGTATCCGGTGCATGTTGCGAGCGATGCGATTGCGGGCGTTGCGGTGCGTGTGATCACTCCTTTGGAGATACCTGAGGATCGCCGTGACCGTGTTCTGATCAATCTGCATGGCGGTGGATTCAACTCTGACTCCGGCTCGCTGACTGAGACTGTGCCGATTGCGAATCTCACGCAGACCAAGGTGATTGCTGTGTTGTACCGTCTTGCCCCGGAGCACCCGTTTCCGGCTGCGGTGGACGATGCGGTGGCGGTTTATCGTGAGGTTTTGAAGACATATAAGCCGCAAAAGATCGCCATCTATGGGACATCGGCTGGAGCGATCCTTACTGGCGAGGTAGCAGTGAAGATCAAGCAGCTTGGGTTGCCTTTGCCGGGTGCGTTGGGTATTTTTTCGGGATTTGGAGACTTCGATCACGTGGGGGATTCGCAGGCGATGTATGCGCTGAACGGCTTATCCGGACATCTGGATCCACCGGCGGCGCCGCCGATGGATAAGGAGTATGTCAGGGAGACGAATCCTCGGGACCCTGTACTTTCGCCGCTCTATGCCGACCTGCATGGGATGCCGTCGACGTTGTTCATCACCAGCGGTCGCGACATTCTATTGAGCGGGACGACTATTCTGCATCGCGCATTTTTGCGCGACGGTGTAGATGCTCGACTGGTGGTGTTTGAGGCACTGCCTCATGCTTTTTGGAACAACCCTGAATTGCCCGAGTCGAAGGAGGCCGACGGAATCATGGCGAAATTCTTCGACAGGGAGCTTGGAAAGTGA